One genomic window of Actinoplanes lobatus includes the following:
- a CDS encoding multicopper oxidase domain-containing protein: MDDTADRTRPTFSRRSLIAAGTLGAAVPAIGGAATLPGTPARAVLSVTRRVTIYAEALPGGLFGYGLQPGQATVPGPVLEIYEGDTLEITLVNTTNQRLSIHPHGVDYSTGSDGSPLNDSYNDPGETRTYVWRSREMFAAAGRRLMPGSAGYWHYHDHAMGTDHGTAGVARGLYGALIVRRRGDILPDKQFTVVFHDMTINNRTAPDTPLFEADLGQRVEWIAIGHGNLFHTFHLHAHRWVDNRTGMLESLSDPSPAIDNKDLNPGSSFGFQVLAGEGVGPGAWMYHCHVQNHSDGGMAGIFLVRNADGSMPPGAEEAIHRFQGHAHPTSAGHSDHQGANG; the protein is encoded by the coding sequence ATGGACGACACCGCCGACCGGACCCGACCAACGTTCTCCCGGCGTTCCCTGATCGCCGCCGGCACGCTGGGCGCCGCCGTACCCGCCATCGGCGGCGCGGCGACCCTGCCGGGCACCCCCGCACGCGCGGTCCTCTCCGTCACCAGACGGGTGACGATCTACGCCGAGGCCCTGCCGGGTGGCCTCTTCGGTTACGGGCTGCAACCCGGGCAGGCCACCGTGCCCGGTCCCGTGCTGGAGATCTACGAGGGGGACACGCTCGAGATCACGCTGGTCAACACCACGAACCAGCGTCTGTCCATCCATCCGCACGGGGTGGACTACAGCACCGGGTCCGACGGCAGTCCGCTGAACGACTCGTACAACGATCCGGGTGAGACACGCACCTACGTGTGGCGTTCACGGGAGATGTTCGCGGCCGCCGGTCGCCGTCTCATGCCGGGCAGCGCCGGTTACTGGCACTACCACGACCACGCCATGGGGACCGACCACGGCACCGCGGGCGTGGCCCGAGGGCTCTACGGCGCGCTGATCGTGCGCCGCCGGGGCGACATCCTGCCGGACAAGCAGTTCACCGTGGTCTTCCACGACATGACGATCAACAACCGGACGGCGCCCGACACGCCCCTGTTCGAGGCCGATCTCGGCCAGCGGGTGGAGTGGATCGCGATCGGGCACGGCAACCTGTTCCACACCTTCCACCTGCACGCGCATCGGTGGGTGGACAACCGCACCGGCATGCTGGAGAGCCTGAGCGACCCCAGTCCGGCGATCGACAACAAGGACCTCAACCCGGGTAGCTCCTTCGGCTTCCAGGTGCTGGCCGGTGAGGGCGTCGGCCCCGGCGCCTGGATGTACCACTGCCACGTGCAGAACCACTCCGACGGCGGCATGGCGGGGATCTTCCTGGTCCGCAACGCGGACGGCAGCATGCCGCCCGGCGCCGAGGAGGCCATCCACCGTTTCCAGGGTCACGCCCACCCCACCTCGGCGGGCCACTCCGATCATCAGGGGGCCAACGGATGA
- a CDS encoding sensor histidine kinase: MPDRAILDAPARLHAVSQARETFAGMPVRFDAIARMTARLTNAPIAMISLLGDAEEELIGRYGVPGWSAPDRHGARRHTLCAHVVCGNQVLAVDELLAGEVASDDPLLVDGGIRAFAGAPLRDEDGRPLGAVSVADTVARAWSPDELAVLAEVAEMLRFAPDGEPGQTGRAWPSSMQAGFEGDRRFFAALLDSLQVGVVVADSTGRPVLVNQMARKRNRVPDGLSADEAISAVCRRLHHPDGTPFERHEMVYMRALVDETVQRAESILQGPGFQDQHVLAYGKALRTDEGELLGSVTTVLDVTDRWRADRFRECNLRIATMLNHADTVEEAGPELVSALGEALDWPCAALWLANPAEQVLDLVAHHVDPGIALAAPIPARMGPGASVTGECWQSGTLRWVPRYAESRYARGPEAQEFSPAGDGPLLHTAVAVPIRDEDCVVGVLTCFADTVEHDRPLLTGLLEDIAEQVGYFLARRHSMELAMQLVRARDDFIALAGHELRTPLTSITTCSDLLLEDDQLSDDARELVEIVSRNVGSVHAIIDDLLDLAALESGHLRPQLLPVDLVAIVSAAIAELGDQAGTRLHTCLPSTVMLAGDARRLRQVVDNLLSNAVKYSPDGGDIHVELVAGEDFAELAVTDNGIGIPPDDRDRLFDRFYRGGNARHNIPGTGLGLTLVRTIVQAHCGTVALDSTKKDGTRILVRLPLHAAATTPADGQPGIALRYPLRGVFRPLGPNRHVPD; the protein is encoded by the coding sequence ATGCCCGACAGGGCCATCCTCGACGCCCCGGCCCGGCTACATGCCGTCTCGCAAGCCCGCGAAACCTTCGCCGGCATGCCCGTCCGCTTCGATGCCATCGCCCGGATGACCGCCCGTCTCACCAACGCGCCCATCGCGATGATCTCCCTGCTCGGCGACGCCGAAGAAGAGCTCATCGGGCGGTACGGGGTTCCCGGGTGGTCCGCACCGGACCGGCACGGTGCACGCCGCCACACGCTCTGCGCCCACGTGGTCTGCGGCAACCAGGTGCTCGCGGTCGACGAGCTGCTTGCGGGCGAGGTCGCGTCCGACGATCCGCTGCTCGTCGACGGCGGAATTCGTGCCTTCGCCGGCGCCCCGCTCCGTGACGAGGACGGCCGGCCGTTGGGTGCGGTGTCGGTCGCCGACACCGTGGCGCGCGCGTGGAGTCCGGACGAACTCGCGGTACTCGCCGAGGTCGCCGAGATGCTCCGGTTCGCGCCGGACGGCGAGCCCGGGCAGACCGGCCGGGCCTGGCCGTCGAGCATGCAAGCCGGCTTCGAGGGGGACCGTCGGTTCTTCGCCGCGCTCCTGGACAGCCTGCAGGTCGGCGTGGTGGTGGCCGACAGCACGGGCCGGCCGGTGCTGGTCAACCAGATGGCACGCAAGCGGAACAGGGTTCCCGACGGCCTCTCTGCGGACGAGGCCATCTCAGCGGTCTGTCGCCGGCTGCACCACCCCGACGGCACTCCGTTCGAGCGACACGAGATGGTCTACATGCGGGCGCTCGTCGACGAAACCGTGCAGCGAGCTGAATCGATCTTGCAAGGTCCCGGGTTCCAGGACCAGCACGTGCTCGCCTACGGTAAGGCGCTCCGCACCGACGAGGGCGAGCTGCTCGGCAGCGTCACGACGGTCCTGGACGTCACCGACCGGTGGCGCGCCGACCGGTTCCGCGAGTGCAATCTGCGGATCGCCACCATGCTCAACCACGCCGACACCGTCGAAGAGGCTGGTCCGGAGCTGGTCAGCGCGCTGGGCGAGGCCCTGGACTGGCCGTGCGCCGCGCTCTGGCTGGCCAACCCGGCCGAACAGGTGCTCGACCTCGTCGCGCACCACGTCGACCCCGGCATCGCGCTCGCCGCGCCGATTCCGGCACGGATGGGACCCGGCGCGAGCGTGACGGGTGAGTGCTGGCAGAGCGGCACGCTGCGGTGGGTTCCGCGATATGCCGAGTCCCGGTACGCCCGCGGGCCCGAAGCTCAGGAGTTCAGCCCGGCCGGCGACGGGCCGCTTCTCCACACAGCGGTGGCGGTGCCGATCCGCGATGAGGATTGCGTCGTCGGCGTGCTGACCTGCTTCGCCGACACGGTCGAACACGACAGGCCGTTGCTCACCGGCCTGCTCGAGGACATCGCCGAGCAGGTCGGCTACTTCCTCGCCCGTCGCCACAGCATGGAGCTGGCGATGCAGTTGGTCCGCGCGAGGGACGACTTCATCGCCCTGGCCGGGCATGAGCTGCGCACGCCTCTGACGTCGATCACCACCTGCAGCGACCTGCTGCTGGAGGACGACCAGCTGTCCGACGACGCGCGTGAGCTGGTCGAGATCGTCAGCCGCAACGTCGGATCCGTGCATGCGATCATCGACGACCTGCTCGACCTCGCCGCCCTGGAGTCGGGCCATCTGCGACCGCAGTTGCTGCCGGTCGACCTGGTCGCCATCGTCTCCGCCGCGATCGCGGAGCTCGGCGATCAAGCGGGGACACGGCTGCACACCTGCTTGCCGAGCACGGTCATGCTGGCCGGCGACGCCCGGCGGTTGCGTCAGGTGGTGGACAACCTGCTCTCCAACGCCGTCAAGTACAGCCCCGACGGCGGTGACATCCATGTCGAGTTGGTCGCCGGGGAGGACTTCGCGGAGCTCGCCGTCACCGACAACGGTATCGGCATCCCCCCGGACGACCGGGACCGGCTGTTCGACCGTTTCTACCGAGGCGGCAACGCCCGCCACAACATCCCCGGAACAGGGCTCGGGCTGACCCTGGTGCGAACCATCGTGCAGGCGCACTGCGGCACCGTGGCCCTGGATTCCACCAAGAAGGACGGGACCCGCATCCTCGTACGCCTACCGCTGCACGCCGCGGCGACGACCCCGGCCGACGGACAGCCCGGTATCGCGCTGCGCTACCCCCTGCGGGGCGTGTTCCGGCCGCTGGGGCCGAACCGGCACGTGCCGGATTGA
- a CDS encoding ThuA domain-containing protein — MSARAPRRGLAVVTAMALVMGMTPALGSAVPASAAVAEQISVIVFHGAAAEQEDPVTTAAQTIQQLGQAAGISVEVTSDPAVFTAAELAGHRAVVFLSAGGTALSRDQESALTAYIRGGGGFVGIADAAKAQLDSAWFTGLIGTRPAGAVPAAEPVAKVGANAENPPNETKEKLADGDANTKWLARSTTGWVSYELAAPKAITGYALTSANDAAGRDPRDWSLQTSPDGQTWTDVDRRTGQTFPDRFQTRRFDLAAPQNAKFFRLNVTANSGEPLIQLAELRLFTADSTAPGSPAVNRSVVDVLDRRHPATEGLPATITRADRWYNWSPNPIGTVHTLAQVEERHYNPGQSANGPFHPVSWCRDYEGGRSFYTGMGHTADSYAEAGFRQHLTGALGWATGIVRGDCQATIAANYRTERLTVANQSGQLDQIGEPHGLTIAGDGTVFYVGKAACPSGPVVSWDDPKVGLGCGTIHSWNPRTRQVKLLTTLPVMGNRGSGSELVKNEEGLLGIVPDPRFAENGWLYVYWMPHESIDRVKRIGQRTVSRFTYDRETQSIDQATRKDLLRFPVQIHSCCHAGGGMAFDRQGNLYVGSGDSNSSEGSQGYSGNNWTQEYAGLSFQDARRTAGNTDDLAGKIIRIHPEPDGTYTIPEGNLFPPGTEKARPEIYVMGVRNIARLQIDPEHDWLTAGWVGPDAAQPNPELGPAKYETATVITSAGNQGWPYCMGNRQPYRDRSTTDATVLTGWYDCDNLRNTSPRNTGLVDIPPARDNMIWYAPGGGGPVFPPRADGSGIPTYNAADAVYTQPYLRGGGQAIMSGPTYHRDRVDPGSTVAWPAYWDDKWFIGDQSNSANRVAVTLDPAGAPPQRPPLFGESLRAILPGGNADNRLMSWMDAKFGPDGALYLLDYGGGFFSLHPAQKLLRVTYTGGAPTPAPAAASVAVQNKPLAYAFTGSRSGGVSHLWEFGDGASSAVADPQHVYADPGSYTVRHTVTYADGEKATVTVAVNAGCAVPDDRTTVFLADSDTGVPNKAAGGGCTINDLIDDESTWAGHDGFVRHVTAVAGELQDDGLLTARQAGTLTRAAAAGPVGRPGHTGYEPLFDGTARSLRDWVQAPSGSFGIQPDGSLRPSGGLGMLWHTGEFGDFSLRLQFRDVAPGTSRGNSGVFTRFPDPRIPVDQRPPGSCGTFGSARTSAAWVAIYCGHEVQIYDGDTGEPQKTGSIYNFDPVPLPDARATPKNVWNDYEIRVVGQRYTIIRDGVVINEFDNTPGKTSSRASDPPTDLRQFLRGHVGLQNHGDNDLIEFRNIRVRKL, encoded by the coding sequence ATGAGCGCACGGGCACCACGACGAGGGCTCGCCGTCGTCACGGCGATGGCGCTGGTGATGGGCATGACACCGGCCTTGGGGAGCGCCGTTCCGGCATCGGCCGCCGTGGCGGAGCAGATCTCGGTGATCGTCTTCCACGGCGCGGCGGCGGAGCAGGAGGACCCGGTCACCACCGCCGCGCAGACCATCCAGCAGCTCGGGCAGGCAGCCGGAATCAGCGTCGAGGTCACCAGCGACCCGGCCGTGTTCACGGCCGCGGAACTGGCCGGGCACCGGGCGGTGGTGTTCCTGTCGGCGGGCGGCACGGCCCTGTCGCGTGATCAGGAGAGCGCGCTCACGGCGTACATCAGAGGGGGTGGTGGTTTTGTCGGCATCGCCGACGCGGCGAAGGCGCAGCTGGACTCGGCCTGGTTCACCGGCCTGATCGGCACCCGCCCGGCCGGCGCCGTCCCGGCCGCCGAGCCGGTCGCCAAGGTCGGCGCCAACGCCGAGAATCCGCCCAACGAGACCAAGGAGAAGCTGGCCGACGGCGATGCGAACACCAAATGGCTGGCCCGCAGCACCACCGGCTGGGTGAGTTACGAACTGGCCGCCCCCAAGGCGATCACGGGGTACGCGCTCACCTCGGCCAACGACGCGGCGGGGCGCGACCCCAGGGACTGGTCGTTGCAGACCTCACCGGACGGGCAGACGTGGACCGACGTGGACCGGCGCACCGGGCAGACGTTCCCCGACCGGTTCCAGACCCGCCGCTTCGACCTGGCCGCACCGCAGAACGCGAAGTTCTTCCGGTTGAACGTCACCGCCAACTCCGGTGAACCGCTCATCCAGCTCGCCGAGCTGAGGCTGTTCACCGCCGACAGCACGGCGCCGGGCTCCCCCGCGGTCAACCGTTCCGTCGTCGACGTGCTCGACCGGCGGCATCCGGCCACCGAGGGCCTGCCGGCCACCATCACCCGGGCGGACCGCTGGTACAACTGGTCCCCGAACCCGATCGGTACGGTGCACACCCTCGCCCAGGTCGAGGAGCGCCACTACAACCCGGGGCAGAGCGCCAACGGGCCGTTCCATCCGGTGTCGTGGTGCCGCGACTACGAGGGCGGACGGTCCTTCTACACCGGCATGGGCCACACCGCGGACAGCTACGCCGAAGCCGGCTTCCGGCAGCACCTGACCGGCGCACTGGGCTGGGCGACCGGCATCGTCCGCGGCGACTGCCAGGCGACCATCGCGGCCAACTACCGGACCGAGCGGCTGACCGTGGCCAACCAGAGCGGGCAGCTCGACCAGATCGGCGAACCGCACGGGCTGACCATCGCCGGTGACGGCACGGTCTTCTACGTGGGCAAGGCGGCCTGCCCGAGCGGGCCGGTCGTCAGCTGGGACGACCCCAAGGTCGGGCTGGGTTGCGGCACCATCCACTCCTGGAACCCGCGCACCAGACAGGTCAAGCTGCTGACCACGCTGCCGGTGATGGGCAACCGGGGAAGCGGTTCGGAGCTGGTGAAGAACGAGGAGGGTCTGCTCGGCATCGTGCCGGACCCGCGGTTCGCCGAGAACGGCTGGCTCTACGTCTACTGGATGCCGCACGAGTCGATCGACCGGGTCAAGCGCATCGGGCAGCGCACCGTCAGCCGGTTCACCTACGACCGCGAGACCCAGAGCATCGATCAGGCGACCCGCAAGGACCTGCTGCGGTTCCCGGTGCAGATCCACAGCTGCTGCCACGCCGGCGGCGGCATGGCCTTCGACAGGCAGGGCAATCTGTACGTCGGTTCCGGGGACAGCAACTCGTCGGAGGGTTCGCAGGGGTACTCCGGCAACAACTGGACCCAGGAGTACGCCGGGCTGTCCTTCCAGGACGCGCGCCGTACCGCCGGCAACACCGACGACCTGGCCGGGAAGATCATCCGCATTCATCCGGAGCCGGACGGGACGTACACGATTCCCGAGGGCAACCTCTTTCCGCCCGGTACCGAAAAAGCCCGGCCGGAGATCTACGTGATGGGCGTACGCAACATCGCCCGCCTGCAGATCGACCCGGAACACGACTGGCTGACCGCCGGCTGGGTCGGTCCGGACGCCGCACAGCCGAACCCCGAACTGGGGCCGGCGAAGTACGAGACGGCCACCGTCATCACCTCGGCCGGCAACCAGGGCTGGCCGTACTGCATGGGCAACCGGCAGCCGTACCGTGACCGCAGCACCACCGACGCCACCGTGCTCACCGGCTGGTACGACTGCGACAACCTGAGGAACACCTCACCGCGCAACACCGGCCTGGTGGACATCCCACCCGCCCGGGACAACATGATCTGGTACGCGCCGGGCGGCGGCGGCCCGGTCTTCCCGCCGCGCGCCGACGGCAGCGGCATTCCCACCTACAACGCCGCCGACGCCGTGTACACGCAGCCGTACCTGCGCGGCGGCGGCCAGGCGATCATGTCGGGGCCGACGTACCACCGCGACCGAGTCGACCCCGGCAGCACGGTCGCCTGGCCGGCCTACTGGGACGACAAGTGGTTCATCGGCGACCAGTCCAACTCCGCCAACCGGGTGGCGGTCACCCTCGACCCGGCCGGGGCGCCACCGCAGAGGCCGCCGCTGTTCGGCGAGTCGCTGCGGGCGATCCTGCCCGGCGGCAATGCCGACAACCGGCTGATGAGCTGGATGGACGCCAAGTTCGGCCCGGACGGCGCGCTGTACCTGCTCGACTACGGCGGCGGCTTCTTCAGCCTGCACCCGGCGCAGAAGCTGCTGCGCGTGACCTACACCGGTGGGGCGCCGACCCCCGCGCCGGCCGCGGCTTCGGTGGCGGTGCAGAACAAACCTCTGGCGTACGCCTTCACCGGCTCCCGATCCGGTGGAGTCAGCCACCTGTGGGAGTTCGGCGACGGCGCGAGTTCGGCGGTCGCCGACCCGCAGCACGTGTACGCCGATCCCGGAAGCTACACCGTCCGGCACACCGTGACCTACGCCGACGGTGAGAAGGCCACCGTGACGGTGGCCGTGAACGCCGGATGCGCCGTACCGGACGACCGGACCACCGTGTTCCTGGCCGACAGTGACACCGGGGTGCCGAACAAGGCGGCCGGCGGTGGCTGCACGATCAACGACCTGATCGACGACGAGAGCACCTGGGCCGGCCACGACGGTTTCGTACGCCATGTCACCGCGGTGGCCGGTGAACTCCAGGACGACGGCCTGCTCACCGCCCGGCAGGCGGGCACGCTGACCCGCGCGGCGGCGGCCGGCCCGGTCGGCCGGCCCGGCCACACCGGGTACGAGCCGCTGTTCGACGGCACCGCCCGGTCGCTGCGGGACTGGGTCCAGGCGCCGTCCGGGTCGTTCGGCATCCAACCGGACGGCTCGCTGCGGCCCTCCGGCGGCCTGGGAATGCTCTGGCACACGGGAGAGTTCGGGGACTTCTCGCTGCGGCTCCAGTTCCGCGACGTCGCACCCGGCACGTCGCGCGGCAACAGCGGGGTGTTCACCCGGTTCCCGGACCCGCGAATCCCGGTGGACCAGCGGCCGCCGGGCAGTTGCGGCACGTTCGGCTCGGCACGCACCTCGGCGGCCTGGGTGGCCATCTACTGCGGGCACGAGGTGCAGATCTACGACGGCGACACCGGGGAGCCGCAGAAGACCGGCTCGATCTACAACTTCGACCCGGTGCCGCTGCCGGACGCCCGCGCCACCCCGAAGAACGTGTGGAACGACTACGAGATCCGTGTCGTGGGGCAGCGCTACACCATCATCCGCGACGGCGTGGTGATCAACGAGTTCGACAACACCCCCGGCAAGACGTCGTCACGGGCCTCGGACCCGCCGACCGACCTGCGTCAGTTCCTGCGCGGGCACGTCGGGCTGCAGAACCACGGCGACAACGACCTGATCGAGTTCCGCAACATCCGCGTACGCAAGCTCTGA
- a CDS encoding GntR family transcriptional regulator, with protein MIVTIDPGSTVPPYDQIREQLATMIRAGALAAGVRLPSIRQLAADLGLAPNTVARSYRELESAGLIVTRVGRGTTVSQVPTLPAAERQRLLQAAADSYLATAARLGSTVDEAIAALRSRA; from the coding sequence ATGATCGTCACCATCGACCCGGGTAGCACCGTCCCGCCGTACGACCAGATCCGGGAACAGCTGGCCACGATGATCCGGGCGGGGGCGTTGGCCGCCGGGGTGCGCCTGCCGTCGATCCGCCAACTCGCAGCCGACCTGGGGCTGGCCCCGAACACGGTGGCCCGCTCCTACCGCGAACTGGAGTCGGCCGGGCTCATCGTCACCCGGGTCGGCCGGGGAACCACGGTGTCGCAGGTTCCCACGCTGCCCGCAGCCGAGCGGCAGCGGCTGCTGCAAGCCGCCGCCGATTCCTACCTCGCCACCGCGGCCCGCCTGGGCAGCACCGTCGACGAAGCGATTGCGGCGCTGCGCTCCAGGGCGTGA
- a CDS encoding OmpL47-type beta-barrel domain-containing protein, with protein sequence MRTSVSRRAGAALIGLLLAVLPVATPSAVAGDAQTLTWTVDDDITRYRSAPATAEAGVTTIVFENSAATGNTTGMPHTLTFDTSAEGYNHDVTLNILAGPFDVNNGRHQATVTLTPGRYRYYCTIPGHTTMVGELTVTGGGGGDTTAPTVTGGVTGTRNADGHYVGSATVTVTAADTGSGVHTVEYQMDDTSWRPYTAPVAVTAIGDHAVQFRAADHAGNVSPTGSVSFRVVAGDSTPPTTAIALTGDRDTAGRYLGAATATVTAADTGSGVDRVEYQLDGGAWSAWTAPLVISALGAHMLHSRATDKAGNVSAEQMAHFTVVERPVEDTTPPAVAAGVTGRRDPAGDYIGTATVTVTATDAGSGVDTVDYRQDSGAWTAYTSPLAVNVPGTHTVRYRATDNAGNTAAEQQVSFTVAGTGADACPDSDTRDTVIIDGADTRVPNTDSGNGCTVNDLIAENAQYPNHAAFVRHVESVTAGLVTAGKLTSRQAGAIVRAAARSGVGS encoded by the coding sequence TTGCGAACATCCGTGAGCCGGCGCGCCGGCGCGGCGCTGATCGGCCTGCTGCTCGCCGTGCTGCCGGTCGCCACGCCATCCGCGGTGGCCGGCGACGCACAGACCTTGACCTGGACCGTCGACGACGACATCACCAGATACCGCAGCGCACCGGCCACCGCCGAGGCCGGCGTGACCACCATCGTCTTCGAGAACAGCGCGGCCACCGGCAACACGACCGGGATGCCGCACACCCTGACCTTCGACACCAGCGCCGAGGGCTACAACCACGACGTCACCCTGAACATCCTGGCCGGCCCGTTCGACGTGAACAACGGCCGGCACCAGGCCACCGTCACCCTCACGCCGGGCAGGTACCGCTACTACTGCACCATCCCGGGCCACACCACCATGGTCGGCGAACTCACCGTCACCGGCGGCGGAGGCGGGGACACCACCGCGCCCACGGTGACCGGCGGCGTGACCGGAACCCGCAACGCCGACGGACACTACGTCGGCTCGGCCACCGTCACGGTGACCGCCGCCGACACCGGCTCCGGCGTGCACACCGTGGAATACCAGATGGACGACACCAGCTGGCGGCCGTACACCGCACCGGTCGCGGTCACCGCGATCGGCGACCACGCGGTGCAGTTCCGTGCCGCCGACCACGCCGGCAACGTCTCCCCCACCGGCTCGGTCTCGTTCCGCGTCGTGGCGGGCGACTCCACCCCGCCGACGACGGCCATCGCCCTGACCGGCGACCGGGACACCGCGGGACGCTATCTCGGCGCGGCGACCGCCACTGTCACCGCGGCCGACACCGGGTCGGGCGTGGACCGGGTCGAATACCAGCTCGACGGCGGCGCCTGGAGCGCCTGGACGGCGCCGCTGGTGATCAGCGCCCTCGGCGCGCACATGCTGCACTCACGGGCCACCGACAAGGCCGGCAACGTGTCGGCCGAACAGATGGCGCACTTCACCGTGGTGGAGCGGCCCGTCGAGGACACCACCCCACCCGCGGTCGCCGCCGGCGTGACCGGCCGGCGTGATCCCGCGGGCGACTACATCGGTACGGCGACCGTCACCGTCACCGCCACCGATGCCGGTTCCGGAGTGGACACCGTGGATTACCGGCAGGACTCGGGCGCGTGGACGGCGTACACCTCGCCGCTCGCGGTGAACGTGCCCGGCACCCACACCGTCCGCTACCGGGCGACCGACAACGCCGGCAACACCGCCGCCGAACAGCAGGTGTCGTTCACCGTGGCCGGAACCGGCGCCGATGCCTGCCCGGACTCCGACACCCGGGACACCGTGATCATCGACGGCGCCGACACCCGGGTGCCCAACACCGACTCCGGCAACGGCTGCACCGTCAACGACCTGATCGCCGAGAACGCCCAGTACCCGAACCACGCCGCCTTCGTCCGGCACGTCGAATCCGTCACCGCCGGCCTGGTCACCGCGGGGAAGCTGACCTCACGGCAGGCCGGAGCGATCGTACGGGCCGCCGCACGATCCGGAGTCGGCTCATGA